The sequence ACGGCAGGTTCCGCATCTGCCCTAGGTCAACCCTGAAGTGCTCGGGAAAGACCGAGTAGCGGCCATCCTCGAACAGGACAGCCTGCCAGTGGACGAGACTGGCGTACTTCCGCTGCATGGGGGCGAAGACGGACTCAATCGAGACGAAGCGCTCCGGACGCATGGCCTCGGGGGCAGGGCAGGCCGCTCCGCGGTCGCCGGATGGCGGGCAGGCGAGTTCGCCGGTCCTGGCTAACTCGCGGATGTCCTTGGCACCGGACTGGAGGACCAGCGCGAGGACGTCCATCTCCAGGCGCAGCACGCGGGCGTGGTCCTCGACCATGCGCTGTAGGGCGGTGCTCGTGCGCTCCAGGAGCGAACCCCGGCCTTGTTCAGCCAAGTCCGTGCCCATGGCCCGCATGGCCCTGTGGGATACGCCCGTGACCAGGAGCAAGGGAACGAGCGAGATGCCTAGAAGGAGGATGAGCGTCTTCCACAGGATACGCACGGCTACATTGCTCCTGGACCATGCTCATCCCCCGGATGCGGCAGGATGATCTCGAAGACGGTGCGGTAGGCGCTGTCGCCTTCACCTGTCGGCTCGCTCTCCATGCGCACCTCGCCATTCATCTTGCGCGTGAATCGGTCCACCAGGGGCAGCCCGAAGCCCGTGCCGGGCTCGCCACAGGTTCCCGGCCTGGTCGTGCGCTCGGAAGGCGAGAAGAGCCTGGGCCGGTCCTCTTCGGGAATAGGCAGTCCGATATTGGCCACAGTCACTTGGGTCTGTCCGGTATCCCGGCGCACCGACACGACGACCTCCCTATCAGGCAAGGAGAACTTTACGGCATTGCTCACGAGGTTGCCGATGACGGAATTCTTAAAGGTGACGGGCTCGACGGCTGCAACGACTGGCCCGACCGGGACGTCGAGCCTGAGTGTGACCTTTTTTTGGCTGGCCTTGTCGCAAAACAGGCGCACGGCGTCCCGGACCAGCGGCACGATGTCCTGCCTGGAGAGCGGAATGTCCAGCTTACCGCTCTCGATGGCCATGATCTGGCGCGTGAACTCGACGAGCTCGTGAGCATGGAGCAGGGTCTGGTACACCTCGGCCACGTTCTCCACGATTTCCTCCTTGGGCAGCGTGCGGCCCTTGCGAGCTACAATCTTCAGATAGCCCGAGGCGGACACGATGGCGTTGGTCAGGTCGTGCGTCAGAATCCGCAGCAAGCTTTCCCGTTCGGATAGAACCTGCTCCAGCAGAGCCGCGTTCTCGCGCAGGCGGGCGTTTCGGATCTTGACCTTACGGCGCAGGATGCCGCTCGATAGGCCGGATGCGAAGCCTATGGCGGCGAAGTAGAAGCCCATAGAGTTGAACAGCGCGTGGCCGGTGTGCACCATCTCAAAGGCGTTACCCTCGTGGGGGATGCCCACGATGAGCATGGACAGAGGATGGAGTAGAAAGAAACCGAGCAAAGCTCCGAAAAAGGAGTCCGTGAAAACCGGATTACGGAATTGGCTCGAGGCTGCGTGATCGCTTGCACGTGTCATGGTCGCTGCCTGCGGGTTGTCGCCGACGGAATTTTGGGCCTTTGCACACTCCAGCCGAAAAGGCCGCATTCGGCATGTGCACGGGCTTCGCCCGCGTGTCCCACGCTACGCTCACCGGCGGCCGGTCATACTCCTATAACGGTCATACTCCTATAATTGTAATATAAAGAACTTCCGGGGGCCAAGGCCTGCGTCGATTATGTACCTCTGTCAGATTCCGCCTGCTCGTTGCAAGAGCGGAGCGGCCGGTCCGCCCGCCCCGCGCCCCGGTCGCGGCTATTGACCGGAAGCCGAGCTGAACTCGCCGGTCTGCTTGTCGATGCGTAGCGTATCCACCAGTGAGCCATCCTTGGTCGCGACGGGCACCTCGAAGTAGCCCTGCTTCTCGCTGATCTTCCCGACTCGGATGTTCGGGTTGTTCGTGCCGCGCACATACTCCTCGGCCATGCTGCGGGCCTGCTCGCGGTTCAGTTCGCCCTGACCCGGCTGGACCTGCGGCCCCTGCGGGTATTGGCGCGTCCAGCCCCGGTGCATATCCTCCATATCCATCATGTGCCCCTGACCCGAACCTCCCGCGCCGTTTTGGGCGCTACCCCTGCCGCCACTCATGCCTCCGCCGCTGCTTCCACCGTGCATGGCCAAGGCAGGCAGAGAGAGGGCCAGGACCAGAGCCCCGCCCGCGAGCAGAAGCTTCAAGGCGTCCGACAGTCGTTTCGCAATGGATGCGATGGAGCGTATTCTCATGGCGTCCTCCTTTTTCTTTCCCAAGAATGGCCTGGGCCTATTTTATACCAACTTGGTAGTTATCTGTGCACTATTTTAGCAGCAGGCATGCCAAGCCACTATTATTCATACCAGGCAAGGACATCCCAGCAAGTCGGGAGGCTCAACGAGTCGAGGGTCTTGGACTTGCCTCGGCCTTTTTTGGGCATCTTCTTGCGGATATGCTCCCAGAGGTTGCGGAACATCGGCATTTCGTTGCTGGGGATGTTGACCGAAACCGGCATGCGCGGCAGCGTGATGATGCCGCACTCGATGGCGTCCATGAGTGAGAAATCTCTCATGGTCCGTGAGAACTACGTACCTTCCGAGTAACCGACCCCTTCAGGAAGAACGGGGTTGCCGAGAGGTCGATGACGCGGGTGAGCCCGAGCTTACGGGTTACCGCTGTGTGAGTGTTTTCCGATGGGATTAATGGGATTAATGGGAAAAGCAATGCGTATAGTTCAACACGTTGAAATCCGCCTGTAAGGCTGGATAGCTTTGCCCAATGTGATAGACACTTGAAGAAATGAGAATGGGTGTGCGGGAATATTCCCGCACACCCATTTATCTCATGCAATTCTTCTATGCCTGATTTTAGCCAATGTGCTTGATGAGCAAATGAGCTTCTTTGGTTGAAAGAGAATTGATGTCCTTATTGAATTTATGTCTTGCAATGTTTTCAAGCTCTTCATCGCTCATGGTTCGCTTTGAAGCTAATCCTTTGAGCATCGATATCTGCTTGGAGCTGATCGGATTCGGATGGTTACCTGGTTGAGCTTCTGGTAAAGATGCCCTTTCCACCACTGAGAAATCCGCATCAATGACTGATTCATCATGCCCATGATCTGAATTGATTATGGATTTTATATTAAAAGCATCACAAAGCACACGCATTTTGGCCCTTGTGGAAGCAATCCGTATGAAATGTTCCGCGCAGCCCTTTGGAGTATTTGCTGGGCTTGCATCACCTATGTCAGAGAACTCTCTTCCGTCTGGAGTCGAAAGATTTGCTTCGCAAATGGCGATATTGTTATTTTCTTTTGAAGGTGCCTGAATCAACTCTACTGAGAGCTTGACGATACCATGCTGATGTCCAAAGTCGAGCATGCCTTCGTAAGTAGCTGTATCTTTGCCTTTAATCTTCGTGATAGAGGAGGCCTTCATCTTTGGTTCCTGGGGCTTAGGGGTGCTTTGGTTTGCCTGAAGGGATGCATTTTTTTTAGTGTTCTCAGACATTTCTTTTTCCTTTTCTCTAGTCAGTTTTGTTTCTTAGGTTGGATGGTTGAATATTTCGCAACTGTATGCATATGTATATAGCTATTAAGTAAAAAATTACTGCAATATGCTCTGAACTTTGGGATGGATTGGCCAATCTTTAGGAATGCGTGAAGAACCAAATTCTCTGATTCCGAGCGGTGCATAATCTTTAGTTGTAGTCTTTGCTAAGTAACTAGCCCAATGAAAACATTTATTGAATACATCTGAAAAATTTTCATCATTTCGCCTGAGCATGATACCATTCGATTGAAGTTCACCATGTCTTGATCTATTGCAGAAATTGATAAGCCCAAGCTGCTCAACACCAAGTTTCCGGTTCCACATGGCTTCTGCTTGTTGTAGTATTTCATAGTAACTTCGAATTTTGTTTCCATTTAGCAGGAGTATGCAATGGTAGTGTTGATGCTTTTCACGAGACTGCTCTCTAACCCAAACATATACAGGGTCTAGCCCTTTCCTTTGATGGAATTTTATGAAGCCTGCAATAAAT comes from Desulfocurvibacter africanus subsp. africanus DSM 2603 and encodes:
- a CDS encoding sensor histidine kinase, yielding MTRASDHAASSQFRNPVFTDSFFGALLGFFLLHPLSMLIVGIPHEGNAFEMVHTGHALFNSMGFYFAAIGFASGLSSGILRRKVKIRNARLRENAALLEQVLSERESLLRILTHDLTNAIVSASGYLKIVARKGRTLPKEEIVENVAEVYQTLLHAHELVEFTRQIMAIESGKLDIPLSRQDIVPLVRDAVRLFCDKASQKKVTLRLDVPVGPVVAAVEPVTFKNSVIGNLVSNAVKFSLPDREVVVSVRRDTGQTQVTVANIGLPIPEEDRPRLFSPSERTTRPGTCGEPGTGFGLPLVDRFTRKMNGEVRMESEPTGEGDSAYRTVFEIILPHPGDEHGPGAM
- a CDS encoding YagK/YfjJ domain-containing protein; this encodes MIISTNNYYGFDIQVDEAKDQGCYDDILQRILDMLIFYISKHNKVLFVRFDVRFPSKYCNDSSNQTFSEFIAGFIKFHQRKGLDPVYVWVREQSREKHQHYHCILLLNGNKIRSYYEILQQAEAMWNRKLGVEQLGLINFCNRSRHGELQSNGIMLRRNDENFSDVFNKCFHWASYLAKTTTKDYAPLGIREFGSSRIPKDWPIHPKVQSILQ